The following is a genomic window from Niabella soli DSM 19437.
AGAAATATACAAGTAAAGCCGCTTGAATAAAAATAACAGGTTTGACCAATATTTATTTCAGCGGAATCACCATATTCCATGTTTTATCCACTTCGTAGGGTTTGGGTCCCGAACCCGTAGCAGCAAATAAATGGGTGGGGCTTCCGTTTTCAAATAACAAAAAGGGGCGTTCAAAATTGGCCTGATGCGTAACGGTGCCATCGTTCCATTTTATTGTCCGGGAGTAGGCTTTTACAGGACTGGACAATTTCCAATCCACTCCATTCTTAGAAGTGGCGTGAATACCTCCGCCTTCTTCCCCACAAATGTGACCAAAGCGATCTTTCATTATTAGTTCGTAATGATCTTTATTCCACCATACAAAGGGGTCCTCCACGTCACTTTCCTTATCTTTTGTACTTTTAAAATCAAACAAGGGTCCATCTGAAAGTCGTTCGTAGGGTCCATTATAACCATTTTTGGATATTGCCGCGCCCAGCATTAACGGCGGTTCCGGCCCTTTGGGAGAGGATTTGTACATAAGATAGATCTCACCACCAGGAAGTACCACCGGAGAAGGATTGGAAATAATAGACGCATCCCATTTACCAGGCCGGGGTTCCATCAGAGGGTGGCTGATCCTTTTCCATGGTCCTTTTACCGAGCTGGAAACAGCTACTGCCGCCCGTTTATGCATCCAGGCCTTTTGTGCCAATCCGTTTGCCCAGATATTTGCGGCATCATTGGGCACCGGAAAATCATAAGTAACCCCTACATAATATAAGAGGTATTGTCCATTATATTTTGTAATGCGCGGATTAAACGTACACAATCCATCAAACCATTCTTTTCCTCTTGGTCCCAATACCACCTCTACAAACGAATACGGCCCTTCGGGTTTATCTGCCACAGCTCTTACAATTTCCGAGTTGGTTACCCAGTTACCAAAACCGATCTCTTTTGGCCACCGGGAAGCAAACATATGATACCTTCCGTCTTCGCCCTTTACAACTGAAGGATCCCAGATCCAATAATTTTCCATCTCAAAGCCGCCGTCTTTTATTGCCGGCTGCAATTTATCAGCGAAGGATTCGCCGGCGTAAGACGACGAAAAAGACAGATTATTCACCAGGGCAGGCAATACCAATCCCGCCGATATATTTTTTATAAACTCTTTTCTTAGCATGCGTCCGCTTTATAGTATCAACAATTGAATAAATCCGGCAATCTATCGATATCCTGCCGGAGTAATATTTCACCTATTATCCGTCAGCAAATTTACCGTTGAAAAAACGAAGCAATAGATTTTATGGCTAAAACAATACTATATTTTATTAAGCGCCGATATGATCTGCAGTATCAACTCCTTGTCAATCACTGCTCGGCCTTCACCGGCCCCACTCAATACCCGAAAGGCGCGCTCATCATCGCGCTCAAAGGTTAGCTCCTTTCCATTTATTACTACGTTATCAAAAATCGAACAGCGCTTTCATTCTTTCCTTTCTAGTTTCAATATCAAAACCGGCCAAATAATTTTGGGTTGTTTATATATCGGAATGGCCGAGGCTTTCAGCAAGGTAAAGGGCCTCGTTGCGCTGTTGAATGCACGGGGAAAAGCATACAATTACGCAGACTCTTGCTGAAGCTCAGGATTAGTTTTGGAAATATACAAGCCGATATATATAATTACAAATATTGTTACAACTGATGCTGCTAAAAAGGCTGCGCCTGCACCAAATTGAAACCAGATCCAGCCGGTTAAAGAGCTCGCCAACATGGCGCAGATACTCTGAAACCCCGAATAGGTGCCAATAGCCGTTGCCGTATCCTTTTTATCAGTGATATTGCTGATCCAGGCTTTGGAAACTCCTTCTGTAGCCGCTGCATAAATACCATAAAGAAAAAACAATGCATAAAAAAGGTAAGGCCGACTGCTAAACCCTACGCCGGCATAAACAACAGAAAAAAGAAACAGTCCGAAAAGAAAAGTTCTTTTTAATCCTAATTTATCTGCAAGGCTGCCAATTGGAAAGGCGGATAAAGCATATACCAAATTATAAAAAATATAAACCTTTATAACACCCGCATCCGTCATGCCCGACTGACGGGCCTTTAGTAACAGGAATACGTCTGAGCTGTTAAATAAAGTAAAGACCAGCAACCCGGCAACCAGTTTTTTATAAGGAGCAGGACTATACTTCCAATAATGAAAAAAAGAAAAGAAAGATACCCGGCCTGGGGCCTCTTTCAGCCTGCGGTTTTTATCTTTTAACAGCAAAGCACATCCAACCGCCAGCAGCCCCGGCACAAGGGCAATAATAAAGAGGTTTTTGTATTGCTCCGGATGAAACTGCAAATAAATTAATGCCAACAGCGGCCCTATCACGGCTCCAAGCGTATCCATCGAGCGATGAAAACCGAACACTTTCCCTTTGGTAGCCGATGTGGCTTCATCAGATAAAATTGCATCTCTTGCTCCGGTGCGTAATCCTTTACCTAACCGGTCAATGGTCCTTGCAAAAAATATCCATACAGGGGTAATAAAGATGGCCATCATCGGTTTGGAAATCGCGCTTAAAAAATAGCCCCATTGCACAAAAGGCATCCTGCGCCCGCTATGGTCCGACAGTTTACCAAAGTATCCCTTGCTTAAGCCCGCAACCGCCTCCGCTACCCCTTCCAGCACTCCGATCAATACGATGGAGAACCCGATGCTTTTTAAATACAGCGGCATAACGGGATAAAGCATTTCGCTGGCGGTGTCTGTTAACAGACTTACCAGGGATAGAATCCAGATGGTGCGGGTAATGGCTTTCAACTATTTTGAGCAATTTATCTTGTAAAAATAAATAATTGCATATGAAATAGGTATCGGCCGCAATATTGAATAATAGTAAGGGTGCCGTATGGAGTACCTCTAAACAAATACTACCGATCTTAATACGAACCGCAGCGATCATTTACGATTAGTGATGTCGGTTTAGCTTAATTGGGAAAGACAATGCTTGAGCAATTTTTAATCGACGCTGGTGGCCTAAATTTTAGTCTACTTTTTGACTCGATCCTATTGAATCCTGAAAGTCAGTCGCTTAAAAGTAAAGTAGGGTAAAAAGCAAAAAGGATCACCATTACTGATGATCCTTTTTGCGGACCGGACGGGATAAGTCACAGGCCCATATTTCATTGATTATCAATTGCGATTCTTTTCTGGTCTACTTTTAGTCTACTTCCAAGCACGAAATCCTTCAAATCTTACTGCACTTTATAACGCTTAACGTTAACAGCATAAAGTTACACTTCTTTTGACACAAACGCTTACATAAAAGTATCTATTACCTATAGATCCTCTATTCTCTTACTACATCAACCACCGGATTTTAATTTTGCCATAAATTTGTTATGCCCAATTAAAAACCTAAGAGACCACTTGTGGCAAAAAGTTATTGACGTCATAAGGGACAACCAAATCCCTCATTCTTTGTTTTTTATTAAAGTGGCGCGATATATTCTGTGTTAGTTCTTTATAGTTAGTCTCATCAAGATGACTCCCCCGGCGACGATGAAATATCTTAATCGACCGGCAGTTGTCATGCTCAAATATACCGTTTAACATCACCCGGTCAGATAGCCCGCATGAATGTCCCATTATCTGAACCTGGTATTCACCTTCCATCAAAAATCGTGACAGTCTACGCAAGTTGTCGGTTCTAAAATAACCAAAGGATTTCATATTGTCGAGAAACCGATTATCGTTCTTTTTCTCTAAGATTTTATAATGATCATCCATCTCATCCCCAAATCCAAAGATCAGCGGATTCTCAACATTATATAGTTCTCCGTGAATATGAATAGAATCAATTAATGGATTGTTCGCAAATTTCGGATTTAGATCATGCATATAAAGATCCGGAGTATATGTATAATTGAAGTTAAGAATAAGAATATGATCACATCTGTCTAGCTCTGAAGGACCTTTTAGAAAGTCCGATTCATTAAATGGCTCTGCAAATACATCATACAAAAATTTATTCCGGGGAGGCTCAGGCAGTTTTTTCAGATAATCATGTAGGTTCTTTTTTATACTTTCAATACCGCTATTTAATGTATTCAGTTTTCTATCGTAGTTATTAGTGTCAGATGATGCAATGCGTATTAATTCGTCATAATATATTTGTTCAATATCCACCCACCCCAATGTCAAACATGAATTTATTGCTTTTTTTAATACTGGATTTAGGCACTGAACATCAAATTGTTGTTGAGACTTTTCGACACTTGTAGTAATCAAAACCTCATCTATCGAAAAGGCATTAAGCACTAATTGCCAATTACCGGGATCATTAATGGCCGTTTTAATATCTCCCGTCTCATAAAAACCGAACCTACTTGTTATCCTAAAATCGGAGCTTGAATGACTTTTTTTATCAAGCGCTTCGTTTGCACACCTTCTCAAAAAATCTATTAAAAAATCCTTATAACTGGTCTTCATCCCATGTGCTAAATCGAAACCATTTCCTATTAGTATTAGTTTATTCATACAGAATTATTGGAATTTCACTACAAATTCTATCCTCAGCTAACAGAATTACTATTTTATAACAGACGGCCAGACGGCTTAATTTATTACTGCCGGGTTTCTGTGCCAAAAAGCCAATCGCTGATAATTTATTGAAAATCAGCATCAATTTTTAAAAGATCTACTTTTAAGAACTAAATTTCACAAATCTTACTTCATTTTATAACTCTTGCTGATGGCTCTATAAAATTACCTCTCTTTTCATTTAATCTTTTTTATTTATTCTTTTCCAACCGAATTTATCCGATTTTGACCAGTTTGTGTTATCGACCCCGCCTTTGAATAAAGAGCGGAAAACTGACTATTTGGAACCTATTGAATATTTCGTAAATTTATATAGCTAATCGAATATTACTTACCTAAAAAACACAGAAAATGAAGCATATGAATATGAGGCGTCTGATTGATCAATTTACATTTGAACTTCCTGAAAGTCCGAGTTACATTTATACCCGGTTCCGTCAAATTCATGAGCGGAGACGTAGCGTTCATCGATATTGGCCTGCTATAGCTACCCGGTGTCAGCTAATAGACGGTTACTGGAGAAACGCTCTATTGCATTTTTGCTCATTAATTATTTTAGGCATTTTAATTACTTCGTTTTTTAGTCGTCCTTTAAATCTGTCTTACATTTTAAGCATTGCAATCTTCACTATTGGCGTTTTCCCACCACTATATTATTTTATTTACCGCCCAATATTTACGGGCAGGTTTCTTCCGAATTTGGAAAACGCTATAGCCACCTATGAACAACGCGAACTTTCACTACTCGAAAAGTGTAAGCAAGATCAGCTATCCAATCGCGCATTGGTATTGCTTTTTTACGTATTTGACAAAGCCAGCAAGGCAAACTACCTTTCTCCTAATGATAAATGCGCCGATCTGCTTCACAAATTCTTTGGCGTTAGCACTAAAGGGATGAAAAATGAACTTGACTTGGTTTTCAAAAAAGCCAAACGCGCAAAACTGGAATCCCGCCACCTTGTAGAAGTTGGCAAAAGTTTTGAAGACGCCTTCAAGGTTCTGGAGACAATGAAGTTCTCAGATGGCATAAAATTGTTAAAGCAATTAGAACAACAGTTTCTCAGGTCCTGATCATAGCAAGAAAAACAACTGAATAAGACTATTTAGCCAAAAACAAGTATACTTAGCCCGTATTTCCCTTTCCATAAATCCACTTTAGCTGTCTAATTCAGCTAATAATGGAAAAAAATGGAAATGGTGTGCATTCAGCAACACCAATGCTGTTCCCGATAGATCCGGAACAGTTTTGGCAGACACTTCGTGTATTGATACGCGAAGAAGTTGAACAGTTAGAAAAACGACCTCCACCGGCTACCAGTTATAACACCACCGGCCTCACCTACAAACCACTTTATAAAATTGGGGAGGTCTGCC
Proteins encoded in this region:
- a CDS encoding helix-turn-helix domain-containing protein, yielding MEKNGNGVHSATPMLFPIDPEQFWQTLRVLIREEVEQLEKRPPPATSYNTTGLTYKPLYKIGEVCQLFQVTKPTIYDWIKHGKLKPYKIRSRVYFLWNDIQQLLQPDSGTP
- a CDS encoding MFS transporter, with the protein product MKAITRTIWILSLVSLLTDTASEMLYPVMPLYLKSIGFSIVLIGVLEGVAEAVAGLSKGYFGKLSDHSGRRMPFVQWGYFLSAISKPMMAIFITPVWIFFARTIDRLGKGLRTGARDAILSDEATSATKGKVFGFHRSMDTLGAVIGPLLALIYLQFHPEQYKNLFIIALVPGLLAVGCALLLKDKNRRLKEAPGRVSFFSFFHYWKYSPAPYKKLVAGLLVFTLFNSSDVFLLLKARQSGMTDAGVIKVYIFYNLVYALSAFPIGSLADKLGLKRTFLFGLFLFSVVYAGVGFSSRPYLFYALFFLYGIYAAATEGVSKAWISNITDKKDTATAIGTYSGFQSICAMLASSLTGWIWFQFGAGAAFLAASVVTIFVIIYIGLYISKTNPELQQESA
- a CDS encoding glycoside hydrolase family protein; the protein is MLRKEFIKNISAGLVLPALVNNLSFSSSYAGESFADKLQPAIKDGGFEMENYWIWDPSVVKGEDGRYHMFASRWPKEIGFGNWVTNSEIVRAVADKPEGPYSFVEVVLGPRGKEWFDGLCTFNPRITKYNGQYLLYYVGVTYDFPVPNDAANIWANGLAQKAWMHKRAAVAVSSSVKGPWKRISHPLMEPRPGKWDASIISNPSPVVLPGGEIYLMYKSSPKGPEPPLMLGAAISKNGYNGPYERLSDGPLFDFKSTKDKESDVEDPFVWWNKDHYELIMKDRFGHICGEEGGGIHATSKNGVDWKLSSPVKAYSRTIKWNDGTVTHQANFERPFLLFENGSPTHLFAATGSGPKPYEVDKTWNMVIPLK
- a CDS encoding AbiH family protein — encoded protein: MNKLILIGNGFDLAHGMKTSYKDFLIDFLRRCANEALDKKSHSSSDFRITSRFGFYETGDIKTAINDPGNWQLVLNAFSIDEVLITTSVEKSQQQFDVQCLNPVLKKAINSCLTLGWVDIEQIYYDELIRIASSDTNNYDRKLNTLNSGIESIKKNLHDYLKKLPEPPRNKFLYDVFAEPFNESDFLKGPSELDRCDHILILNFNYTYTPDLYMHDLNPKFANNPLIDSIHIHGELYNVENPLIFGFGDEMDDHYKILEKKNDNRFLDNMKSFGYFRTDNLRRLSRFLMEGEYQVQIMGHSCGLSDRVMLNGIFEHDNCRSIKIFHRRRGSHLDETNYKELTQNISRHFNKKQRMRDLVVPYDVNNFLPQVVS